A genome region from Chiroxiphia lanceolata isolate bChiLan1 chromosome 5, bChiLan1.pri, whole genome shotgun sequence includes the following:
- the PUS7 gene encoding pseudouridylate synthase 7 homolog isoform X4, translated as METVEMNSVSLKHPRSEDDVANADEIKRQKILEKSKTGNDSGQSIETVTEPPEDMKNEMIPNEESEEQEEEELEDSDEDGDPESFADMMKHGLTESDVGITKFVSSHKGFSGILKERYSDFVVHEIGKDGRVSHLDDFSVPVDDEDPSEETFTVLSDEDKQRLEELQLFKNKETSVAIEVVEDTKEKRTVIHQAVKSLFPGLETKTEDRDGKKYIIAYHAAGKKALANPRKHSWPKSRGSYCHFVLYKENKDTMDAINVLSKFLRVKPNIFSYMGTKDKRAITVQEIAVLRITAQRLAHLNKCLMNFKLGNFSYKNHPLKLGELQGNHFTVVLRNITGTDDQIEQAMHSLREIGFINYYGMQRFGTTAVPTYQIGRAILQNNWNEVMDLILKPRPGAEKGYLVKCREEWAKTKDPAAALKKLPVKRCVEGQLLRGLLKYGMKNIISAFGIIPRNNRLMYIHSYQSYVWNNMVSKRIEEYGLRAVPGDLILKGATAVHIEEGDVDNYTIHDVVMPLPGFDVIYPKHKIGEAYKEMLVADNLDINNMRHKIRDYSLSGAYRKIIIRPQNVSWEVVAYDDPKIPLFTTDLDKLEGKPLPVLPTDGKFRALKMEFSLPPSTYATMAIREVLKMDTSIKNQTQLNTTWLR; from the exons ATGGAAACTGTAGAAATGAATAGTGTGTCCTTGAAACATCCTCGCTCTGAGGATGATGTGGCTAATGCAGATGAAATCAAAAGACAGAAGATCTTGGAGAAGTCTAAGACAGGGAATGACTCTGGGCAGAGTATTGAGACTGTAACAGAACCACCTGAggacatgaaaaatgaaatgattCCCAATGAGGAAagtgaggagcaggaagaagaagAACTAGAGGATAGTGATGAAGATGGAGATCCAGAGAGCTTTGCAGACATGATGAAGCATGGACTGACAGAAAGTGATGTTGGCATAACTAAATTTGTTAGCTCTCATAAAGGGTTTTCTGGAATCTTAAAAGAGAG ATACTCGGACTTTGTTGTCCATGAAATAGGCAAAGATGGACGTGTGAGCCATTTAGATGACTTTTCTGTTCCAGTGGATGATGAG GACCCATCAGAAGAAACATTTACAGTTTTGTCAGATGAAGACAAGCAGCGTTTAGAGGAGCTCCAGCTTTTTAAGAATAAGGAAACTAGTGTTGCCATAGAg GTAGTTGAAGataccaaagaaaaaagaacagtcaTCCACCAGGCTGTGAAGTCCTTGTTTCCAGGACTGGAGACTAAAACAGAAGAtagagatggaaagaaatacattattgCTTATCATGCTGCTGGGAAAAAAGCACTGGCAA atcCAAGAAAACACTCTTGGCCAAAATCTAGGGGAAGCTACTGCCATTTTGTACTGTACAAGGAGAACAAGGACACTATGGATGCCATTAATGTCCTATCCAAATTTTTAAG AGTGAAGCCAAACATATTTTCCTACATGGGAACTAAAGATAAAAGGGCTATAACTGTTCAAGAGATCGCTGTTCTCAG aatcACTGCACAAAGACTTGCTCATTTGAATAAATGTTTGATGAACTTCAAATTAGGAAATTTCAGTTACAAGAACCATCCACTGAAATTAGGAGAATTGCAAGGGAACCATTTCACTGTTGTTCTCAG aAACATAACAGGAACTGATGACCAGATAGAGCAAGCAATGCACTCTCTCAGGGAAATTGGATTTATTAATTACTATGGAATGCAAAGATTTGGAACCACAGCTGTTCCTACTTATCAAATTGGCAG AGCTATTCTACAGAACAATTGGAATGAAGTAATGGATTTGATATTAAAACCACGACCAGGAG CTGAAAAGGGATACTTAGTAAAATGCAGAGAGGAATGGGCAAAGACTAAAGATCCAGCAGCTGCCCTCAAGAAACTACCTGTAAAAAGGTGCGTGGAAGGGCAGCTTCTACGTGGACTCTTAAAGTATGGAATGAAGAACATAATCTCTGCATTTGGCATA ATACCAAGAAATAATCGTTTAATGTATATTCATAGCTACCAGAGTTATGTGTGGAATAATATGGTGAGCAAGAGAATAGAAGAATATGGGCTTAGAGCTGTACCAGGAGATCTCATACTTAAAGGAG CCACAGCTGTTCATATTGAAGAAGGAGATGTGGATAACTACACTATCCACGATGTAGTGATGCCATTGCCTGGATTTGATGTTATTTATCCAAAGCATAAAA TTGGCGAGGCCTACAAGGAAATGCTCGTAGCTGACAATCTTGATATCAACAACATGAGGCATAAGATCAGAGATTACTCACTTTCTGGAGCATACAGAAAGATTATCATTCGACCTCAGAATGTCAGTTG gGAGGTTGTTGCATATGAtgatcccaaaatcccattaTTTACTACGGATTTGGATAAACTGGAAGGCAAACCATTACCAGTTCTCCCTACAG ATGGTAAATTCAGGGCACTAAAGATGGAGTTCTCCCTTCCCCCATCTACTTATGCTACCATGGCGATTCGGGAAGTTTTGAAAATGGACACAAGCATAAAGAACCAAACACAACTGAATACTACCTGGTTGCGCTGA
- the PUS7 gene encoding pseudouridylate synthase 7 homolog isoform X1, whose product METVEMNSVSLKHPRSEDDVANADEIKRQKILEKSKTGNDSGQSIETVTEPPEDMKNEMIPNEESEEQEEEELEDSDEDGDPESFADMMKHGLTESDVGITKFVSSHKGFSGILKERYSDFVVHEIGKDGRVSHLDDFSVPVDDEVNFEDPSEETFTVLSDEDKQRLEELQLFKNKETSVAIEVVEDTKEKRTVIHQAVKSLFPGLETKTEDRDGKKYIIAYHAAGKKALAKVRTATDPRKHSWPKSRGSYCHFVLYKENKDTMDAINVLSKFLRVKPNIFSYMGTKDKRAITVQEIAVLRITAQRLAHLNKCLMNFKLGNFSYKNHPLKLGELQGNHFTVVLRNITGTDDQIEQAMHSLREIGFINYYGMQRFGTTAVPTYQIGRAILQNNWNEVMDLILKPRPGAEKGYLVKCREEWAKTKDPAAALKKLPVKRCVEGQLLRGLLKYGMKNIISAFGIIPRNNRLMYIHSYQSYVWNNMVSKRIEEYGLRAVPGDLILKGATAVHIEEGDVDNYTIHDVVMPLPGFDVIYPKHKIGEAYKEMLVADNLDINNMRHKIRDYSLSGAYRKIIIRPQNVSWEVVAYDDPKIPLFTTDLDKLEGKPLPVLPTDGKFRALKMEFSLPPSTYATMAIREVLKMDTSIKNQTQLNTTWLR is encoded by the exons ATGGAAACTGTAGAAATGAATAGTGTGTCCTTGAAACATCCTCGCTCTGAGGATGATGTGGCTAATGCAGATGAAATCAAAAGACAGAAGATCTTGGAGAAGTCTAAGACAGGGAATGACTCTGGGCAGAGTATTGAGACTGTAACAGAACCACCTGAggacatgaaaaatgaaatgattCCCAATGAGGAAagtgaggagcaggaagaagaagAACTAGAGGATAGTGATGAAGATGGAGATCCAGAGAGCTTTGCAGACATGATGAAGCATGGACTGACAGAAAGTGATGTTGGCATAACTAAATTTGTTAGCTCTCATAAAGGGTTTTCTGGAATCTTAAAAGAGAG ATACTCGGACTTTGTTGTCCATGAAATAGGCAAAGATGGACGTGTGAGCCATTTAGATGACTTTTCTGTTCCAGTGGATGATGAGGTAAATTTTGAG GACCCATCAGAAGAAACATTTACAGTTTTGTCAGATGAAGACAAGCAGCGTTTAGAGGAGCTCCAGCTTTTTAAGAATAAGGAAACTAGTGTTGCCATAGAg GTAGTTGAAGataccaaagaaaaaagaacagtcaTCCACCAGGCTGTGAAGTCCTTGTTTCCAGGACTGGAGACTAAAACAGAAGAtagagatggaaagaaatacattattgCTTATCATGCTGCTGGGAAAAAAGCACTGGCAA AGGTCAGAACTGCAACAG atcCAAGAAAACACTCTTGGCCAAAATCTAGGGGAAGCTACTGCCATTTTGTACTGTACAAGGAGAACAAGGACACTATGGATGCCATTAATGTCCTATCCAAATTTTTAAG AGTGAAGCCAAACATATTTTCCTACATGGGAACTAAAGATAAAAGGGCTATAACTGTTCAAGAGATCGCTGTTCTCAG aatcACTGCACAAAGACTTGCTCATTTGAATAAATGTTTGATGAACTTCAAATTAGGAAATTTCAGTTACAAGAACCATCCACTGAAATTAGGAGAATTGCAAGGGAACCATTTCACTGTTGTTCTCAG aAACATAACAGGAACTGATGACCAGATAGAGCAAGCAATGCACTCTCTCAGGGAAATTGGATTTATTAATTACTATGGAATGCAAAGATTTGGAACCACAGCTGTTCCTACTTATCAAATTGGCAG AGCTATTCTACAGAACAATTGGAATGAAGTAATGGATTTGATATTAAAACCACGACCAGGAG CTGAAAAGGGATACTTAGTAAAATGCAGAGAGGAATGGGCAAAGACTAAAGATCCAGCAGCTGCCCTCAAGAAACTACCTGTAAAAAGGTGCGTGGAAGGGCAGCTTCTACGTGGACTCTTAAAGTATGGAATGAAGAACATAATCTCTGCATTTGGCATA ATACCAAGAAATAATCGTTTAATGTATATTCATAGCTACCAGAGTTATGTGTGGAATAATATGGTGAGCAAGAGAATAGAAGAATATGGGCTTAGAGCTGTACCAGGAGATCTCATACTTAAAGGAG CCACAGCTGTTCATATTGAAGAAGGAGATGTGGATAACTACACTATCCACGATGTAGTGATGCCATTGCCTGGATTTGATGTTATTTATCCAAAGCATAAAA TTGGCGAGGCCTACAAGGAAATGCTCGTAGCTGACAATCTTGATATCAACAACATGAGGCATAAGATCAGAGATTACTCACTTTCTGGAGCATACAGAAAGATTATCATTCGACCTCAGAATGTCAGTTG gGAGGTTGTTGCATATGAtgatcccaaaatcccattaTTTACTACGGATTTGGATAAACTGGAAGGCAAACCATTACCAGTTCTCCCTACAG ATGGTAAATTCAGGGCACTAAAGATGGAGTTCTCCCTTCCCCCATCTACTTATGCTACCATGGCGATTCGGGAAGTTTTGAAAATGGACACAAGCATAAAGAACCAAACACAACTGAATACTACCTGGTTGCGCTGA
- the PUS7 gene encoding pseudouridylate synthase 7 homolog isoform X2: METVEMNSVSLKHPRSEDDVANADEIKRQKILEKSKTGNDSGQSIETVTEPPEDMKNEMIPNEESEEQEEEELEDSDEDGDPESFADMMKHGLTESDVGITKFVSSHKGFSGILKERYSDFVVHEIGKDGRVSHLDDFSVPVDDEDPSEETFTVLSDEDKQRLEELQLFKNKETSVAIEVVEDTKEKRTVIHQAVKSLFPGLETKTEDRDGKKYIIAYHAAGKKALAKVRTATDPRKHSWPKSRGSYCHFVLYKENKDTMDAINVLSKFLRVKPNIFSYMGTKDKRAITVQEIAVLRITAQRLAHLNKCLMNFKLGNFSYKNHPLKLGELQGNHFTVVLRNITGTDDQIEQAMHSLREIGFINYYGMQRFGTTAVPTYQIGRAILQNNWNEVMDLILKPRPGAEKGYLVKCREEWAKTKDPAAALKKLPVKRCVEGQLLRGLLKYGMKNIISAFGIIPRNNRLMYIHSYQSYVWNNMVSKRIEEYGLRAVPGDLILKGATAVHIEEGDVDNYTIHDVVMPLPGFDVIYPKHKIGEAYKEMLVADNLDINNMRHKIRDYSLSGAYRKIIIRPQNVSWEVVAYDDPKIPLFTTDLDKLEGKPLPVLPTDGKFRALKMEFSLPPSTYATMAIREVLKMDTSIKNQTQLNTTWLR, encoded by the exons ATGGAAACTGTAGAAATGAATAGTGTGTCCTTGAAACATCCTCGCTCTGAGGATGATGTGGCTAATGCAGATGAAATCAAAAGACAGAAGATCTTGGAGAAGTCTAAGACAGGGAATGACTCTGGGCAGAGTATTGAGACTGTAACAGAACCACCTGAggacatgaaaaatgaaatgattCCCAATGAGGAAagtgaggagcaggaagaagaagAACTAGAGGATAGTGATGAAGATGGAGATCCAGAGAGCTTTGCAGACATGATGAAGCATGGACTGACAGAAAGTGATGTTGGCATAACTAAATTTGTTAGCTCTCATAAAGGGTTTTCTGGAATCTTAAAAGAGAG ATACTCGGACTTTGTTGTCCATGAAATAGGCAAAGATGGACGTGTGAGCCATTTAGATGACTTTTCTGTTCCAGTGGATGATGAG GACCCATCAGAAGAAACATTTACAGTTTTGTCAGATGAAGACAAGCAGCGTTTAGAGGAGCTCCAGCTTTTTAAGAATAAGGAAACTAGTGTTGCCATAGAg GTAGTTGAAGataccaaagaaaaaagaacagtcaTCCACCAGGCTGTGAAGTCCTTGTTTCCAGGACTGGAGACTAAAACAGAAGAtagagatggaaagaaatacattattgCTTATCATGCTGCTGGGAAAAAAGCACTGGCAA AGGTCAGAACTGCAACAG atcCAAGAAAACACTCTTGGCCAAAATCTAGGGGAAGCTACTGCCATTTTGTACTGTACAAGGAGAACAAGGACACTATGGATGCCATTAATGTCCTATCCAAATTTTTAAG AGTGAAGCCAAACATATTTTCCTACATGGGAACTAAAGATAAAAGGGCTATAACTGTTCAAGAGATCGCTGTTCTCAG aatcACTGCACAAAGACTTGCTCATTTGAATAAATGTTTGATGAACTTCAAATTAGGAAATTTCAGTTACAAGAACCATCCACTGAAATTAGGAGAATTGCAAGGGAACCATTTCACTGTTGTTCTCAG aAACATAACAGGAACTGATGACCAGATAGAGCAAGCAATGCACTCTCTCAGGGAAATTGGATTTATTAATTACTATGGAATGCAAAGATTTGGAACCACAGCTGTTCCTACTTATCAAATTGGCAG AGCTATTCTACAGAACAATTGGAATGAAGTAATGGATTTGATATTAAAACCACGACCAGGAG CTGAAAAGGGATACTTAGTAAAATGCAGAGAGGAATGGGCAAAGACTAAAGATCCAGCAGCTGCCCTCAAGAAACTACCTGTAAAAAGGTGCGTGGAAGGGCAGCTTCTACGTGGACTCTTAAAGTATGGAATGAAGAACATAATCTCTGCATTTGGCATA ATACCAAGAAATAATCGTTTAATGTATATTCATAGCTACCAGAGTTATGTGTGGAATAATATGGTGAGCAAGAGAATAGAAGAATATGGGCTTAGAGCTGTACCAGGAGATCTCATACTTAAAGGAG CCACAGCTGTTCATATTGAAGAAGGAGATGTGGATAACTACACTATCCACGATGTAGTGATGCCATTGCCTGGATTTGATGTTATTTATCCAAAGCATAAAA TTGGCGAGGCCTACAAGGAAATGCTCGTAGCTGACAATCTTGATATCAACAACATGAGGCATAAGATCAGAGATTACTCACTTTCTGGAGCATACAGAAAGATTATCATTCGACCTCAGAATGTCAGTTG gGAGGTTGTTGCATATGAtgatcccaaaatcccattaTTTACTACGGATTTGGATAAACTGGAAGGCAAACCATTACCAGTTCTCCCTACAG ATGGTAAATTCAGGGCACTAAAGATGGAGTTCTCCCTTCCCCCATCTACTTATGCTACCATGGCGATTCGGGAAGTTTTGAAAATGGACACAAGCATAAAGAACCAAACACAACTGAATACTACCTGGTTGCGCTGA
- the PUS7 gene encoding pseudouridylate synthase 7 homolog isoform X3: METVEMNSVSLKHPRSEDDVANADEIKRQKILEKSKTGNDSGQSIETVTEPPEDMKNEMIPNEESEEQEEEELEDSDEDGDPESFADMMKHGLTESDVGITKFVSSHKGFSGILKERYSDFVVHEIGKDGRVSHLDDFSVPVDDEVNFEDPSEETFTVLSDEDKQRLEELQLFKNKETSVAIEVVEDTKEKRTVIHQAVKSLFPGLETKTEDRDGKKYIIAYHAAGKKALANPRKHSWPKSRGSYCHFVLYKENKDTMDAINVLSKFLRVKPNIFSYMGTKDKRAITVQEIAVLRITAQRLAHLNKCLMNFKLGNFSYKNHPLKLGELQGNHFTVVLRNITGTDDQIEQAMHSLREIGFINYYGMQRFGTTAVPTYQIGRAILQNNWNEVMDLILKPRPGAEKGYLVKCREEWAKTKDPAAALKKLPVKRCVEGQLLRGLLKYGMKNIISAFGIIPRNNRLMYIHSYQSYVWNNMVSKRIEEYGLRAVPGDLILKGATAVHIEEGDVDNYTIHDVVMPLPGFDVIYPKHKIGEAYKEMLVADNLDINNMRHKIRDYSLSGAYRKIIIRPQNVSWEVVAYDDPKIPLFTTDLDKLEGKPLPVLPTDGKFRALKMEFSLPPSTYATMAIREVLKMDTSIKNQTQLNTTWLR, encoded by the exons ATGGAAACTGTAGAAATGAATAGTGTGTCCTTGAAACATCCTCGCTCTGAGGATGATGTGGCTAATGCAGATGAAATCAAAAGACAGAAGATCTTGGAGAAGTCTAAGACAGGGAATGACTCTGGGCAGAGTATTGAGACTGTAACAGAACCACCTGAggacatgaaaaatgaaatgattCCCAATGAGGAAagtgaggagcaggaagaagaagAACTAGAGGATAGTGATGAAGATGGAGATCCAGAGAGCTTTGCAGACATGATGAAGCATGGACTGACAGAAAGTGATGTTGGCATAACTAAATTTGTTAGCTCTCATAAAGGGTTTTCTGGAATCTTAAAAGAGAG ATACTCGGACTTTGTTGTCCATGAAATAGGCAAAGATGGACGTGTGAGCCATTTAGATGACTTTTCTGTTCCAGTGGATGATGAGGTAAATTTTGAG GACCCATCAGAAGAAACATTTACAGTTTTGTCAGATGAAGACAAGCAGCGTTTAGAGGAGCTCCAGCTTTTTAAGAATAAGGAAACTAGTGTTGCCATAGAg GTAGTTGAAGataccaaagaaaaaagaacagtcaTCCACCAGGCTGTGAAGTCCTTGTTTCCAGGACTGGAGACTAAAACAGAAGAtagagatggaaagaaatacattattgCTTATCATGCTGCTGGGAAAAAAGCACTGGCAA atcCAAGAAAACACTCTTGGCCAAAATCTAGGGGAAGCTACTGCCATTTTGTACTGTACAAGGAGAACAAGGACACTATGGATGCCATTAATGTCCTATCCAAATTTTTAAG AGTGAAGCCAAACATATTTTCCTACATGGGAACTAAAGATAAAAGGGCTATAACTGTTCAAGAGATCGCTGTTCTCAG aatcACTGCACAAAGACTTGCTCATTTGAATAAATGTTTGATGAACTTCAAATTAGGAAATTTCAGTTACAAGAACCATCCACTGAAATTAGGAGAATTGCAAGGGAACCATTTCACTGTTGTTCTCAG aAACATAACAGGAACTGATGACCAGATAGAGCAAGCAATGCACTCTCTCAGGGAAATTGGATTTATTAATTACTATGGAATGCAAAGATTTGGAACCACAGCTGTTCCTACTTATCAAATTGGCAG AGCTATTCTACAGAACAATTGGAATGAAGTAATGGATTTGATATTAAAACCACGACCAGGAG CTGAAAAGGGATACTTAGTAAAATGCAGAGAGGAATGGGCAAAGACTAAAGATCCAGCAGCTGCCCTCAAGAAACTACCTGTAAAAAGGTGCGTGGAAGGGCAGCTTCTACGTGGACTCTTAAAGTATGGAATGAAGAACATAATCTCTGCATTTGGCATA ATACCAAGAAATAATCGTTTAATGTATATTCATAGCTACCAGAGTTATGTGTGGAATAATATGGTGAGCAAGAGAATAGAAGAATATGGGCTTAGAGCTGTACCAGGAGATCTCATACTTAAAGGAG CCACAGCTGTTCATATTGAAGAAGGAGATGTGGATAACTACACTATCCACGATGTAGTGATGCCATTGCCTGGATTTGATGTTATTTATCCAAAGCATAAAA TTGGCGAGGCCTACAAGGAAATGCTCGTAGCTGACAATCTTGATATCAACAACATGAGGCATAAGATCAGAGATTACTCACTTTCTGGAGCATACAGAAAGATTATCATTCGACCTCAGAATGTCAGTTG gGAGGTTGTTGCATATGAtgatcccaaaatcccattaTTTACTACGGATTTGGATAAACTGGAAGGCAAACCATTACCAGTTCTCCCTACAG ATGGTAAATTCAGGGCACTAAAGATGGAGTTCTCCCTTCCCCCATCTACTTATGCTACCATGGCGATTCGGGAAGTTTTGAAAATGGACACAAGCATAAAGAACCAAACACAACTGAATACTACCTGGTTGCGCTGA
- the RINT1 gene encoding RAD50-interacting protein 1, which yields MASVAVRKKEATRDLDHCDIPYYVSEFVEREVGNDYDSLRNLDNLIDKLSENKKQLEEQVLTVSSEVPKRIQNALKNAEDSKKSLSRLLEEETLLSDSISAHLLKAQPWMEDLDVLISQVEEIERHLAYLKWISRIEELSDSIQQYLMTNNVPEAASTLAFMAELDIKLQESSCSHLLEFVRSTVKFWHKILKDKLTSDFEEVLTQLRWPFVGPPQSQAFGLAAPANTPDVYSNLEMLFCQLLKLQTSDELLTKPKQLPEKYSLPPSPPIVLPIQIMLNPLQKRFKYHFTGNKQTNVLNKPEWYLTQVLMWIGNHAKFLDDKIQPILDKVGSSLNAGLEFSRALVMLILEKLAADIPCLLYDDTLFCHLVDEVLLFERELYSVHGYLSSFPSCMHILSEESCFQRWLTVEKKFALQKMDSMLSSEAAWISQYKDITDVDEMKVPDCAETFMTLLLVITDRYKNLPTASRKLQFLGLQKELVDDFRIRLTQVMKEETRASLGFRYCAILNAVNYIATVLADWADNVFFLQLQQAELEVRAESDAVSQLQLGQLASMESSVFDEMIHLLERLKHDMLTRQVDHVFREVKDAAKLYKKERWLSLPSQAEQAVMSLSSTACPMLQTLRDRLLQLEQQLCHSLFKIFWQMLAEKVDLYIYQEIIMANHFNEGGAAQLQFDMSRNLFPLFSHYCKRPENYFKHIKEACIILNLNVGSALLLKDVLQSASENETLNPSQPSATAALNELGVYKLAQKDVEILLNLRANWPNTGK from the exons atggcAAGCGTTGCTGttagaaagaaagaagccaCTAGAGATCTAGATCATTGTGATATCCCTTACTATGTTTCTGAATTTGTGGAAAGAGAAGTTGGAAATGACTATGATTCCCTGAGGAACCTAGACAACCTGATTGATAAGctatctgaaaacaaaaagcagttaGAAGAACAG GTACTTACAGTTTCATCAGAAGTCCCTAAAAGAATTCAGAATGCCTTAAAGAATGCAGAAGATTCTAAAAAGTCTCTGAGTCGGCTTCTAGAGGAAGAAACTCTTCTGTCTGATTCGATCAGTGCCCACTTACTGAAAGCTCAACCATGGATGGAGGATCTTGATGTACTGATCAGTCAGGTAGAAGAGATTGAGCGACACCTGGCCTATCTCAAATGGATTTCTCGAATAGAAGAGTTAAG TGATAGCATCCAGCAATATCTGATGACCAACAATGTTCCAGAGGCAGCCAGTACTCTGGCGTTCATGGCGGAACTGGATATTAAACTTCAGGAGTCATCTTGTTCGCATCTGCTTGAATTTGTGAGATCCACTGTTAAATTCTGGCATAAAATTCTTAAGGACAAACTGACGAG TGACTTCGAGGAGGTGCTGACACAGCTCCGCTGGCCCTTCGTGGGGCCGCCCCAGTCTCAGGCCTTTGGCCTTGCTGCTCCAGCCAACACTCCCGACGTGTACAGCAACTTGGAGATGCTGTTTTGTCAGCTTCTGAAACTGCAAACCTC AGATGAACTGTTAACCAAGCCTAAACAATTGCCAGAAAAGTACTCTCTACCCCCCTCACCACCCATTGTCCTTCCGATACAGATCATGCTGAATCCTCTTCAGAAAAGATTCAAGTATCATTTCACTGGAAATAAACAAACCAATGTTCTAAACAAG cctGAGTGGTATTTAACGCAAGTACTTATGTGGATTGGAAATCATGCAAAGTTCCTTGATGACAAAATCCAGCCAATACTCGACAAGGTGGGATCTTCATTGAATGCTGGG cttGAATTCTCTCGTGCCCTAGTAATGCTGATTTTGGAGAAGTTGGCTGCTGATATTCCCTGCCTGTTGTATGATGATACGCTCTTTTGTCACCTTGTGGATGAGGTACTTCTATTTGAGAGAGAGTTATACAGCGTTCATGGTTATCTCAGCAGCTTTCCCAGTTGCATGCATATTCTGTCAGAAGAATCCTGCTTCCAAAGGTGGctaacagtggaaaaaaaat TTGCTCTTCAGAAAATGGACTCTATGCTTTCATCAGAGGCTGCATGGATATCACAGTACAAAGATATCACTGATGTAGATGAAATGAAAGTTCCAGACTGTGCTGAAACTTTTATGACTCTCTTGTTAGTTATAACAG ACAGGTATAAGAATCTTCCAACAGCTTCCAGAAAACTTCAGTTCCTGGGCCTACAGAAGGAGTTAGTTGATGATTTCAGGATACGATTAACTCAAGTGATGAAGGAAGAGACCAGAGCTTCCTTAGGATTCCGATACTGTGCAATCCTTAATGCTGTTAACTATATAGCAACAGTGTTGGCAGACTGGGCTGACAATGTA ttcttcctgcagctgcagcaggccGAGCTGGAGGTTCGTGCAGAGAGTGACGCTGTCAGtcagctccagctggggcaGTTGGCGTCCATGGAGAGCTCTGTCTTTGACGAGATGATCCACCTCCTGGAGCGCCTCAAGCACGACATGCTGACCCGCCAAGTCGATCATGTCTTCAGGGAGGTCAAAGATGCTGCAAAGCTGTACAAAAAAGAGAG GTGGTTGTCTTTACCATCTCAGGCAGAGCAAGCAGTGATGTCTTTGTCGAGCACAGCCTGCCCCATGTTGCAGACCCTGCGGGACCGTTTGCTGCAactggaacagcagctctgtcacTCACTGTTCAAAATCTTCTGGCAAATGCTTGCAGAGAAAGTGGATCTATACATTTATCAGGAA ATAATTATGGCAAATCATTTCAATGAAGGAGGAGCAGCACAACTTCAGTTTGACATGAGTAGAAATTTGTTCCCTTTATTTTCACACTACTGCAAGAGGCCAGAAAACTACTTCAAGCA CATAAAAGAAGCCTGCATTATCCTGAATCTGAATGTTGGCTCTGCCTTGCTTCTGAAGGATGTCCTACAATCAGCctcagaaaatgaaactttaaatCCAAGCCAGCCCTCTGCAACAGCAGCGCTAAATGAACTTGGAGTTTATAAACTGGCTCAAAAGGATGTTGAGATTCTTCTCAATTTGAGAGCTAATTGGccaaatacaggaaaataa
- the EFCAB10 gene encoding EF-hand calcium-binding domain-containing protein 10, with product MAAGEEQSREYLRRHRLPELLQHLGALLLFHRPERPREFLIQALERVKAGRRAEGEYPDLMDEANVEAMFSLLDVLGQGHITPVQYREALKTLGLSTEDLEVGDDENITLEVFKEGVKKRMLESWAVY from the exons ATGGCGGCGGGCGAGGAGCAGAGCCGAGAGTACCTGCGGCGGCACCGGCTCCccgagctgctgcagcacctcgGAGCGCTGCTGCTCTTCCACCGCCCCG AAAGGCCACGCGAGTTCCTGATCCAGGCGCTGGAAAGGGTGAAGGCTGGCAGGCGGGCCGAGGGGGAGTACCCAGACCTGATGGACGAGGCCAACGTGGAGGCCATGTTCAGCCTGCTGGAtgtgctgggccagggccaCATCACGCCAGTGCAGTACAGGGAAG CTCTTAAAACTTTGGGACTGAGCACTGAGGATCTGGAAGTTGGAGATGATGAAAATATCACACTGGAGGTATTCAAGGAAGGAGT gaagaaaaggatgctggagagctgggctgtgtaTTAG